In a genomic window of Ranitomeya imitator isolate aRanImi1 chromosome 5, aRanImi1.pri, whole genome shotgun sequence:
- the LOC138680951 gene encoding uncharacterized protein, translating into MEGVLANIAKIYADFTFEANQLAVSVREREEQRLRILRQRRKRRLWIHPITAQRMTRGVYSTLYMELRENPQKFFNYVRMRAENFEFLLGYVEDCIRRRDTQMRFSISPAERLMVTIRFLATGESFSSLHFQYRLGISTISGIIRDTCRALWECLQAEYIPEPSQERWLEIAQNFQQICQFPNCVGAVDGKHIRIVKPSGSGSQFYNYKKYFSIVLMAIADAQCKFIAVDIGAYGRANDSQIFKNSPMGRRLYGETFDFPPPRPLPGTTSPPLPFVCVGDDAFQLSPHLLKPFGSSGLTQRKKIYNYRLTRARRVVECAFGILTAKWRVLLTAIKLQTETVDDVVKACVVLHNFVLSKEQVSLEDNVSESTLRDYQNPTFRSPVAVSRMRDSFADYFMSPAGSVDWQYEMV; encoded by the exons atggaaggagtcctggcgaacattgcaaagatctatgcggattttacttttgaggcaaatcagttggcagtcagcgttcgagagagggaggaacaaagactgcgcatcctacggcagcggcggaagagaaggctgtggatccatcccatcacagcacaacgtatgacccgtggtgtttattccacgctttacatggaactaagggaaaaccctcaaaagttcttcaattatgtgaggatgagagctgaaaatttcgagtttttattgggctatgtggaagactgtatacgtagacgagacacccagatgcgattctcaatatcaccagcagagcgtctcatggtgactattcg attccttgcaactggagagtcgttctcatccctccattttcagtatcgacttgggatatccaccatctcggggatcatcagagatacctgccgggcattgtgggagtgcctacaagcggaatacatcccagagccatcacaggagaggtggctggagatcgcccaaaattttcagcaaatttgccagtttccaaattgtgttggagcagttgatggaaagcacatacggatcgtcaaaccttcaggctctggatcacagttttataactataagaagtacttctctattgtgttgatggccatagccgatgcacaatgcaagttcatcgctgttgatatcggtgcgtatggacgcgcaaatgattcacaaatctttaaaaattcaccaatggggcgccgtttatatggagagacatttgattttccgccccctagacctctccctggaaccactagtccaccattaccatttgtttgtgttggagatgatgccttccagctttccccacacttgctgaaaccctttggaagtagtggactgacccagaggaaaaaaatttacaattaccgcttaaccagagcacgaagagttgtggaatgtgcttttggcatcttaactgccaaatggagagtcctgctaactgcaattaaactgcagactgaaactgtcgatgatgtggtcaaagcgtgcgttgtcctgcacaattttgttttatcaaaagaacaagtttccctggaggataatgtttctgaaagcaccttacgggattaccaaaaccccacttttcgcagtccagtagcagtctccagaatgcgggacagttttgcagactacttcatgtctcctgcaggatcagttgactggcagtatgaaatggtgtaa